One region of Thermococcus sp. genomic DNA includes:
- a CDS encoding fumarate hydratase, giving the protein MLVDSLVDAIRLAVTRIPEDTVRALRRAYAEEEDEIARFNLGNMLKAIDLGLGDRIPVCQDTGTITFFVEAGIDSPYLGDVERWLIEATRRATEEIPLRPNAVDVLTGRNSGNNTGRGVPVIHWELVPGDRIMIAVLPKGGGSENCSALAMLTPSEGWEGVKRFVVERVKACGGKPCPPVILGIGVGGSADLSLKLAKRAILRPVGERNPDGRIAKLEEEILDEVNSLGIGPMGMGGRTTALDVKIEVAHRHPASFPVGLVVQCWANRRAFVEIKPDGRVDVWQ; this is encoded by the coding sequence TTGCTCGTTGATTCACTTGTCGATGCCATAAGGCTCGCCGTTACGAGGATTCCCGAAGATACCGTCAGAGCCCTCAGGAGGGCCTACGCGGAGGAGGAAGACGAGATAGCCCGTTTTAATCTCGGGAACATGCTAAAGGCCATAGACCTGGGCCTCGGAGACAGAATTCCGGTCTGTCAGGACACGGGAACGATAACCTTCTTCGTCGAGGCCGGCATCGACAGTCCCTACCTCGGTGATGTTGAAAGGTGGCTCATAGAGGCGACGAGAAGGGCGACGGAGGAAATACCCCTGAGGCCAAACGCCGTTGACGTTCTGACGGGCAGGAACTCGGGGAACAACACCGGGAGGGGCGTTCCGGTGATCCACTGGGAGCTCGTCCCGGGAGATAGGATAATGATAGCGGTTCTTCCGAAGGGGGGAGGGAGTGAGAACTGTTCTGCCCTTGCGATGCTGACTCCGAGTGAGGGCTGGGAGGGGGTCAAGAGGTTCGTGGTGGAACGAGTCAAGGCCTGCGGCGGAAAGCCCTGTCCGCCGGTTATCCTCGGTATCGGCGTCGGCGGAAGTGCGGATTTGTCCCTAAAGCTGGCCAAGAGGGCGATCCTGAGGCCTGTGGGTGAGAGGAATCCAGATGGGAGGATAGCCAAGCTCGAAGAGGAAATCCTTGACGAGGTCAATTCCCTGGGCATAGGACCGATGGGCATGGGCGGAAGAACTACGGCCCTCGACGTTAAAATCGAGGTCGCCCACAGGCACCCGGCGAGCTTTCCGGTAGGCTTGGTCGTCCAGTGCTGGGCCAACAGAAGGGCCTTCGTGGAGAT
- a CDS encoding hydroxyacid dehydrogenase, translating into MKVLVAAPLHEKAIEVLTNAGFEVLYEEYPDEERLIELVGDVDAIIVRSKPKVTRKVIEAAPKLKVIGRAGVGLDNIDLEAAKERGIKVVNSPGASSRSVAELVLALMFNVARKVAFADRKMREGVWAKKQCMGIELEGKTLGIVGFGRIGYQIAKIAKALGMNILLYDPYPNEERAKEVGGKFVDLETLLKESDVVTLHVPLIDATYHLINEERLKLMKPTAILINAARGAVVDTNALVKALQEGWIAGAGLDVFEEEPLPKDHPLTKLDNVVLTPHIGASTVEAQMRAGVQVAEQIVEILKG; encoded by the coding sequence GTGAAGGTTCTCGTTGCGGCGCCCCTGCACGAGAAGGCGATAGAGGTTTTGACGAACGCCGGTTTTGAGGTTCTCTACGAGGAGTACCCCGATGAGGAGAGGCTCATCGAGCTCGTCGGGGATGTTGACGCTATAATCGTCAGGAGCAAGCCCAAGGTGACCCGGAAGGTCATCGAGGCGGCTCCAAAGCTAAAGGTCATTGGGAGGGCCGGCGTTGGCCTCGACAACATAGACCTCGAAGCGGCAAAAGAGAGGGGCATTAAGGTCGTCAACAGCCCCGGTGCGTCCAGCAGAAGCGTCGCGGAGCTCGTTCTTGCCCTGATGTTCAACGTCGCCAGGAAGGTGGCCTTCGCCGACAGGAAGATGAGGGAAGGCGTCTGGGCCAAGAAGCAGTGCATGGGGATCGAACTTGAGGGCAAGACCCTCGGTATAGTGGGCTTCGGAAGGATAGGCTACCAGATAGCGAAGATCGCAAAGGCCCTTGGGATGAACATCCTACTCTACGACCCCTACCCGAACGAGGAGAGGGCGAAGGAAGTCGGTGGGAAGTTCGTCGACCTTGAGACCCTCCTGAAGGAGAGCGACGTGGTTACTCTCCACGTCCCGCTCATCGATGCAACCTACCACCTCATAAACGAGGAGAGGCTGAAGCTCATGAAGCCCACCGCCATACTCATCAACGCCGCCAGGGGAGCGGTCGTTGACACAAACGCCCTCGTTAAAGCCCTTCAGGAAGGCTGGATAGCCGGAGCAGGCCTCGACGTCTTCGAGGAGGAGCCCCTGCCGAAGGACCACCCGCTTACCAAACTCGACAACGTGGTTCTTACTCCGCACATCGGCGCCTCGACCGTCGAGGCCCAGATGAGGGCTGGAGTCCAGGTGGCGGAGCAGATAGTCGAGATTCTGAAGGGCTGA
- a CDS encoding inorganic phosphate transporter: MDGLAVAAIAVAFYIAWNIGSNDSANAMGTAVGAGILSFRQATLTIAVFVLMGAYLRGYKVMKTVGRGIVPEGYLTMEMAVIALLAAGVWVTIATVKGLPVSTTQAIVGGVIGVGLATHAPVNWYTLVKIAAAWVISPILSGILAMLLFRFYSWVISRIKSVSTIEALYKALAILGGSYMAFNFGTNEVANASGPLVGAGFMEPKVAGIFGAIALSMGALTFSYAVMHTVGKKITALGPISAFAAQFGSAIAVSLANLMGLPVSSSQSIVGGVVGVGILAGEGVERSVIRDIIFGWVATPLTAIMISLAIFKAFALAGLV; encoded by the coding sequence ATGGACGGTCTAGCGGTGGCGGCGATAGCGGTGGCATTCTACATTGCATGGAACATAGGTTCCAACGATTCGGCCAACGCCATGGGCACGGCTGTCGGCGCGGGGATACTCAGCTTCCGCCAGGCCACCCTCACGATAGCAGTATTCGTCCTGATGGGAGCTTATCTGCGGGGTTACAAGGTCATGAAGACCGTGGGGAGGGGCATAGTCCCTGAGGGCTACCTCACGATGGAGATGGCGGTTATAGCGCTCTTGGCTGCGGGCGTTTGGGTGACGATAGCGACTGTTAAGGGCCTTCCGGTTTCCACCACCCAGGCAATAGTCGGGGGAGTTATAGGGGTCGGACTCGCTACCCACGCCCCCGTGAACTGGTACACGCTCGTCAAAATAGCCGCCGCCTGGGTGATCTCCCCGATACTCTCTGGAATCCTGGCGATGCTGCTCTTCAGATTTTATTCGTGGGTGATTTCTAGAATCAAAAGCGTCTCGACGATTGAAGCCCTATACAAAGCCCTCGCCATCCTTGGGGGCTCCTATATGGCCTTCAACTTCGGGACGAACGAGGTTGCCAACGCCTCGGGCCCCCTAGTGGGCGCCGGTTTTATGGAGCCGAAGGTCGCGGGCATCTTCGGGGCGATAGCCCTCTCGATGGGAGCGCTTACCTTCAGCTACGCCGTGATGCACACCGTCGGAAAGAAGATAACAGCCCTGGGACCGATCTCGGCCTTCGCGGCCCAGTTCGGCTCGGCGATAGCGGTGAGCCTTGCCAACCTTATGGGTCTTCCAGTGAGTTCTAGCCAGTCCATAGTTGGGGGCGTCGTCGGCGTTGGAATACTGGCCGGAGAGGGGGTTGAGAGGTCCGTTATACGGGACATAATCTTCGGCTGGGTGGCGACGCCGCTTACCGCTATAATGATTTCGCTGGCTATCTTCAAGGCGTTTGCGCTGGCCGGGCTTGTGTAG
- a CDS encoding TIGR00153 family protein, with protein MPIFGGKESNVFEAIENHLAVVDETLVAFRELMRVYLEGDFERAKAFEREVDELESKADRLRRDIETMLYEGAFLPANRGDYVRLSELIDQVADAAESAAHTLILARPKVPAELKDEIMELVDSSVKSYKVLVEAVRALNRDVDKAIELAKAVEDAEEKADDVEYDVKGKVFESETVTTYAKLIWNQILTKIGDIADRAEDASDQVMLMAIKRRG; from the coding sequence ATGCCCATATTCGGTGGTAAGGAAAGCAACGTCTTTGAGGCCATCGAGAACCACCTTGCAGTCGTGGACGAAACCCTCGTGGCGTTCAGAGAGCTCATGAGGGTGTACCTTGAAGGGGACTTTGAGAGGGCAAAGGCCTTTGAGAGAGAAGTCGACGAGCTTGAGAGCAAAGCAGACAGACTGAGAAGGGACATCGAGACCATGCTCTACGAGGGTGCGTTCCTTCCGGCAAACAGGGGGGACTACGTGAGGCTGAGCGAGCTCATAGACCAGGTGGCCGACGCGGCCGAGAGCGCGGCACACACGCTGATCCTTGCAAGGCCAAAGGTGCCTGCTGAGCTCAAAGACGAGATTATGGAGCTTGTAGACTCATCAGTCAAAAGCTATAAGGTTCTCGTTGAGGCCGTGAGGGCCTTAAACCGCGACGTTGACAAGGCCATAGAGCTGGCGAAGGCCGTTGAGGACGCCGAGGAGAAGGCCGATGACGTCGAGTACGACGTCAAGGGTAAGGTTTTCGAGAGCGAGACCGTCACAACCTACGCCAAGCTCATCTGGAACCAGATACTGACGAAAATAGGAGACATAGCCGACAGGGCGGAGGACGCTTCCGACCAGGTCATGCTCATGGCTATAAAAAGACGGGGATGA
- the hflX gene encoding GTPase HflX, translating to MRAIGVIRKSRRERISREEFEELLRSAGYEVVAILEQNREEHPKYNIGKGKLEELKELVRELEPDKVVFANKLTPSQAYNLWKELRVEIIDKWQLVLEIFERRAHSKEAKLQVELASLQYEVPLVKEAIRRIKLGDRAGFKGMGEYQTQQYLKHIRYRMGRIRKELEKVKADRAVKRKRREEVGFILLALAGYTNAGKSTLLNALAKENIEAKNQMFTTLDTTTRRFKLSGKRVLLTDTVGFIDGLPPFIVEAFHSTLEEIVKADIILLVLDVSEPWGEIRRKFLASLNVLRELKTLDRPMIVVLNKMDLTTEEDVRDKARRIGEIIEERGVNVSRVVAISAKLGQLDELYSALEEVILTLPKYGAFEITVGEPEKVPQVMALINAIGEVLDVEYGEETRINAYIQMGMIKELTRLGVGIKRLPVKNE from the coding sequence ATGAGGGCGATAGGCGTTATAAGAAAATCGCGGCGGGAGAGGATAAGCCGCGAGGAGTTTGAGGAGCTCCTGAGGAGTGCCGGCTACGAGGTAGTGGCCATTCTGGAGCAGAACAGGGAGGAGCACCCCAAGTACAACATCGGAAAGGGCAAGCTGGAGGAGCTGAAGGAGCTCGTGCGGGAGCTCGAACCGGACAAGGTTGTGTTCGCCAACAAGCTAACACCGAGCCAGGCCTACAACCTCTGGAAGGAGCTGAGGGTTGAAATCATCGATAAGTGGCAGCTCGTCCTTGAGATATTCGAGAGAAGGGCGCACTCCAAGGAGGCCAAGCTCCAGGTTGAACTTGCATCCCTCCAGTACGAGGTTCCGCTCGTGAAGGAGGCCATAAGGAGGATAAAGCTCGGCGATAGGGCCGGTTTCAAGGGCATGGGTGAGTACCAGACCCAGCAGTACCTCAAGCACATCAGGTACAGGATGGGCAGGATAAGAAAGGAGCTGGAGAAGGTCAAGGCCGACCGGGCTGTAAAGAGGAAGCGCCGCGAGGAGGTAGGGTTCATACTCCTGGCGCTGGCGGGCTACACGAACGCCGGCAAGTCAACGCTCCTCAACGCCCTAGCAAAGGAGAACATAGAGGCGAAAAATCAGATGTTCACAACACTGGACACCACTACCAGACGCTTCAAGCTCTCAGGGAAGAGGGTTCTTCTGACGGACACGGTCGGCTTCATAGACGGGCTCCCTCCCTTCATAGTCGAGGCCTTCCACTCGACGCTTGAGGAGATCGTGAAAGCGGACATAATACTCCTCGTCCTCGACGTCAGCGAGCCCTGGGGCGAGATAAGGAGGAAATTCCTGGCATCCCTCAACGTCCTCAGGGAGCTGAAGACCCTCGACAGACCTATGATAGTCGTGCTCAACAAGATGGACCTGACCACAGAGGAGGACGTGAGGGACAAGGCAAGGAGGATAGGGGAGATAATCGAGGAGCGCGGTGTAAACGTCTCCCGCGTGGTGGCCATATCCGCAAAGCTCGGTCAGCTGGATGAGCTTTACAGCGCCCTCGAAGAGGTCATACTAACACTGCCAAAGTACGGTGCCTTCGAGATAACGGTGGGCGAACCTGAAAAGGTGCCCCAGGTTATGGCGCTGATAAACGCCATCGGCGAGGTTCTGGACGTTGAGTACGGGGAAGAGACGAGGATAAACGCATACATCCAGATGGGGATGATAAAGGAGCTGACGAGGCTCGGAGTTGGGATAAAGAGACTTCCGGTTAAAAACGAGTAA
- a CDS encoding pyruvate/ketoisovalerate ferredoxin oxidoreductase subunit gamma yields the protein MIEIRFHGRGGQGAVTAANILASAAFLEGKYVQAFPFFGVERRGAPVTAFTRIDEKPIRIKTQIYEPDIVVVLDPSLLDTVDVTAGLKDGGIVIVNTEKSKDEVLAKLKKKPAKLALVDATTIALDVLGLPITNTAILGAVAKATGVVTLEHVQKAIQDVFSGALGEKNAKAAEEAFNKTVLYEL from the coding sequence ATGATAGAGATCCGTTTTCACGGTAGAGGTGGACAGGGCGCAGTTACCGCCGCCAACATACTAGCCTCAGCTGCTTTCCTTGAGGGCAAGTACGTCCAGGCGTTCCCGTTCTTCGGCGTTGAGAGGCGTGGAGCGCCGGTCACGGCATTCACCAGGATCGACGAGAAGCCAATAAGGATAAAGACCCAGATCTACGAGCCCGATATTGTCGTTGTTCTTGACCCGAGCCTTCTTGACACCGTTGACGTTACCGCGGGTCTCAAGGACGGCGGGATAGTCATCGTCAACACCGAGAAGAGCAAGGACGAGGTTCTTGCCAAGCTCAAGAAGAAGCCGGCCAAGCTGGCCCTGGTGGACGCGACGACCATAGCCCTCGACGTTCTTGGCCTGCCCATCACCAACACCGCAATCCTCGGCGCCGTTGCCAAGGCCACCGGTGTCGTTACGCTGGAGCACGTCCAGAAGGCCATCCAGGACGTCTTCTCAGGAGCCCTTGGCGAGAAGAACGCCAAGGCCGCAGAGGAAGCTTTCAACAAGACTGTCCTCTACGAGCTCTGA
- a CDS encoding carboxymuconolactone decarboxylase family protein, with protein MDCEEVNVKLKEIEELLDKLGKEHPKEISAFSRFLRETLDNKALTTREKELIALALGISAGCEWCIYLHTQKALAAGAKPEELIEAGLVAVLMAGGPALMHLIPLMKAIESFQKEEEKA; from the coding sequence GTGGACTGCGAAGAGGTTAACGTCAAACTTAAGGAAATAGAGGAGCTCCTTGACAAACTCGGGAAGGAGCATCCCAAGGAGATATCGGCCTTTTCCCGCTTCCTCCGTGAGACCCTGGACAACAAGGCCCTTACCACCCGGGAGAAAGAGCTGATAGCCCTCGCACTCGGCATATCTGCTGGCTGTGAATGGTGCATCTACCTCCACACCCAGAAGGCCCTTGCCGCGGGCGCAAAGCCTGAGGAGCTAATAGAGGCCGGCCTTGTCGCGGTTCTCATGGCCGGCGGTCCAGCGCTGATGCACCTGATTCCCCTTATGAAGGCAATAGAAAGCTTCCAGAAGGAAGAGGAAAAGGCATGA
- the otg gene encoding methylated-DNA--protein-cysteine methyltransferase — MLSVDSFGIAGRKVWIGVFFDERIQGITFSLDRGQFDDNVKRLAGFLERRGVIVDAARRESEYPSLVREVITGGLENGELLPMLSFEGVTPFERRVYEWLTKNVKRGSVITYGSLAEALKTSPRAIGGAMRRNPYPIIVPCHRVVAHDGIGYYTPRLEEKVFLLEIEGVKEWTSSRRT, encoded by the coding sequence ATGCTGAGCGTTGACAGCTTTGGGATCGCAGGAAGGAAGGTTTGGATAGGGGTCTTCTTCGACGAGAGAATCCAGGGAATAACGTTCTCTCTGGATAGGGGGCAGTTTGATGACAACGTAAAACGCCTCGCGGGTTTTCTGGAAAGGCGGGGCGTTATCGTTGACGCGGCGAGGAGGGAGAGCGAATATCCGTCGCTGGTGCGGGAGGTGATCACAGGAGGGCTTGAGAACGGGGAGCTCCTTCCGATGCTGTCCTTCGAGGGTGTTACACCCTTTGAGAGACGGGTTTACGAATGGCTCACGAAAAACGTTAAAAGAGGGAGCGTTATAACCTACGGTAGCCTTGCCGAGGCTCTCAAGACCTCACCAAGGGCCATCGGCGGTGCCATGAGGAGAAACCCGTATCCGATAATCGTCCCCTGTCACAGGGTAGTTGCCCACGATGGCATCGGTTACTACACTCCGAGACTTGAGGAAAAGGTGTTCCTGCTCGAAATTGAGGGGGTGAAAGAATGGACAAGCTCAAGGCGTACCTGA
- a CDS encoding tetratricopeptide repeat protein: protein MDKLKAYLIGFLAVLIAVAAGIVWYGGWKLLLQVVLTLGFLGVTLMLLFFTGLTFYAESWKYGTILAIFTAISGYGLYLSATWQKLNVVAGIIVFFIAIVAFGIWYISEPDLSLADRFRSAEKLERMGKYKAAARKYEKAGNYLKAAEMYEKLGWMESAAWAYEKAEKYERAAEIYEGLYEKEKDTYYLKEAHEYWKKAGNMERAAKALERYAEEEPWFWEDVAKLYEELGNEEKAREAWEKALEYYTKEAQEEGVFWEDVGTIARKLGMEELAKEAYQKFLEYCLKEAEEDPMWWKHVAEAYDYLGEREKAEEARKKYEEYRQKIMKANEETSKFPGEDGGQSN from the coding sequence ATGGACAAGCTCAAGGCGTACCTGATAGGATTTTTGGCGGTTCTCATAGCAGTAGCAGCAGGTATAGTCTGGTACGGCGGCTGGAAGCTGCTGCTCCAAGTTGTTCTCACTCTCGGCTTCCTTGGAGTCACGCTCATGCTCCTCTTCTTCACGGGACTGACGTTCTACGCGGAGAGCTGGAAGTACGGGACAATACTCGCTATCTTCACCGCCATAAGCGGCTACGGCCTCTACCTGAGCGCTACGTGGCAGAAGCTGAACGTCGTTGCTGGCATAATAGTCTTCTTCATCGCGATAGTCGCCTTCGGCATCTGGTACATCAGCGAGCCTGACTTGAGCCTGGCCGACCGCTTCCGCTCGGCGGAGAAGCTCGAAAGGATGGGCAAGTACAAGGCGGCGGCCAGAAAGTACGAGAAGGCCGGCAACTACCTGAAGGCGGCGGAGATGTACGAGAAGCTTGGATGGATGGAGAGCGCAGCGTGGGCCTATGAGAAGGCAGAGAAGTACGAGAGGGCGGCAGAAATCTATGAGGGACTCTACGAGAAGGAGAAGGACACCTACTACCTCAAGGAGGCCCACGAGTACTGGAAGAAGGCCGGCAACATGGAGAGGGCCGCAAAGGCCCTTGAGAGGTACGCCGAAGAGGAGCCCTGGTTCTGGGAGGACGTCGCCAAACTCTACGAGGAGTTGGGCAACGAGGAGAAGGCCAGAGAGGCGTGGGAGAAGGCACTGGAGTACTACACCAAGGAGGCCCAGGAAGAGGGCGTCTTCTGGGAGGACGTCGGCACCATAGCGAGAAAGCTCGGCATGGAGGAGCTGGCGAAGGAAGCCTACCAGAAGTTCCTTGAGTACTGCCTGAAGGAGGCCGAGGAAGACCCGATGTGGTGGAAGCACGTCGCCGAGGCGTACGACTACCTGGGCGAGAGGGAGAAGGCAGAGGAGGCAAGGAAGAAGTATGAGGAGTACAGGCAGAAAATTATGAAGGCCAACGAGGAAACCTCGAAGTTCCCGGGAGAGGACGGGGGACAGTCCAACTAG
- a CDS encoding 3-methyl-2-oxobutanoate dehydrogenase subunit delta encodes MNTLFGEKKEGATKIVLSSVDEYPEAPVTLGTTLSNFTGDWRTFIPVVDDSKCVKCYICWKFCPEPAIFIREDGYVGVDYDYCKGCGICANECPTKAITMEKEEK; translated from the coding sequence GTGAACACGTTGTTTGGTGAAAAGAAAGAAGGGGCAACCAAAATCGTCCTCAGCTCCGTGGACGAGTATCCGGAAGCCCCCGTAACGTTGGGTACGACACTCTCCAACTTCACCGGCGACTGGAGAACCTTCATACCGGTCGTTGACGACAGCAAGTGCGTCAAGTGCTACATCTGCTGGAAGTTCTGTCCCGAGCCGGCCATATTCATCCGCGAGGACGGCTACGTTGGTGTGGACTACGACTACTGTAAGGGCTGCGGCATCTGTGCGAACGAGTGCCCGACCAAGGCAATAACAATGGAGAAGGAGGAGAAGTGA
- a CDS encoding RNA methyltransferase encodes MISVVLVEPEGPANIGMVARTMKNFGFPKLVLVNPNITRESYSYAVHAADVLKEALVVGSFEEALELFDLTVGTTGKPGKSYIPERAPLMPWELRETIRGYPGRVGLFFGRESIGLKNEELERLDFTVTIPTSEAYPVMNLAQAVAVILYELAKERPEAKVHSLEPATRREKEELVNAWRRLLDALNYPKDPERREVFVRVFRRFVGRSLLYGREVHTLIGPLRRALMKLEECGDAER; translated from the coding sequence ATGATTTCGGTAGTGCTCGTTGAGCCGGAGGGGCCGGCCAACATAGGGATGGTAGCGAGAACCATGAAAAACTTCGGGTTCCCAAAGTTAGTTCTCGTCAATCCAAACATCACCCGGGAGAGCTACAGCTACGCTGTCCACGCGGCGGATGTGCTAAAAGAGGCGCTGGTGGTAGGGAGCTTTGAGGAGGCGCTGGAGCTCTTCGACCTCACCGTTGGAACGACCGGAAAGCCCGGAAAGAGCTACATCCCCGAGAGGGCGCCGCTGATGCCCTGGGAGCTCAGGGAAACCATACGGGGCTACCCCGGAAGGGTCGGCCTGTTCTTCGGCAGGGAGAGCATCGGCCTGAAAAACGAGGAGCTGGAGAGACTCGACTTTACCGTGACCATTCCAACCAGTGAGGCGTATCCCGTCATGAACCTCGCCCAGGCCGTGGCAGTCATCCTCTACGAGCTGGCAAAGGAGAGGCCGGAGGCAAAAGTCCACTCCCTTGAGCCCGCCACGAGGAGGGAGAAGGAGGAGCTGGTAAATGCCTGGAGGAGACTCCTCGACGCACTGAACTATCCCAAAGACCCTGAGAGAAGGGAGGTTTTCGTAAGGGTGTTCCGGCGCTTCGTTGGGAGGTCTCTTCTTTATGGGAGGGAGGTCCACACCCTCATTGGGCCCCTGAGGAGGGCCCTGATGAAGCTGGAGGAATGTGGGGATGCTGAGCGTTGA
- a CDS encoding 2-dehydropantoate 2-reductase encodes MKVYVLGAGSIGSLFGALLARAGNDVTLIGREEQVRAIKENGLHVSGFQEFTVYPEASLYAPDEPPELLILATKSYSTKTALECARNCIGPETWILSIQNGLGNEELALKVTPNVMGGITTNGAMLVEWGHVKWTGKGITVIGRYPTGSDPFVGRVARVFNDSGLETHVTENVNGWKWAKTIVNSVINGLGTVLEVKNGFLKDDPHLEAISIDIAREGCIVAQQLGVQFEMHPLELLWDTIERTRENYNSTLQDIRRGKRTEVDYIHGKIVEYARSVGLEAPRNELLWALIKAKEGQSR; translated from the coding sequence ATGAAAGTTTACGTACTTGGAGCGGGGAGCATAGGCTCGCTCTTCGGGGCCCTGCTTGCAAGGGCCGGCAACGACGTAACGCTCATCGGTAGGGAGGAGCAGGTGAGGGCCATAAAGGAGAACGGGCTGCACGTTTCGGGCTTTCAGGAGTTCACGGTTTATCCGGAAGCGAGCCTCTACGCGCCCGACGAGCCCCCGGAGCTTTTGATACTTGCCACCAAGTCCTATTCGACCAAGACGGCGCTTGAGTGTGCGCGCAACTGTATAGGGCCCGAGACATGGATACTGAGCATCCAGAACGGTCTGGGCAACGAGGAGCTTGCACTGAAGGTCACCCCAAACGTCATGGGGGGGATAACCACGAACGGGGCGATGCTGGTCGAGTGGGGGCACGTGAAGTGGACAGGGAAGGGCATCACCGTCATCGGCAGGTATCCTACAGGAAGCGACCCCTTCGTCGGAAGGGTGGCGCGGGTCTTCAACGATTCTGGCCTGGAAACCCACGTCACGGAAAACGTGAACGGCTGGAAGTGGGCGAAGACTATAGTGAACTCGGTCATCAACGGCCTGGGAACGGTTCTTGAGGTCAAGAACGGCTTCCTGAAGGACGACCCCCACCTTGAGGCGATATCGATAGACATAGCCCGCGAGGGTTGCATCGTCGCCCAGCAGCTTGGCGTCCAGTTCGAGATGCATCCCCTGGAGCTCCTGTGGGACACCATTGAACGCACGAGGGAGAACTACAACTCCACCCTCCAGGACATAAGGCGGGGAAAGAGGACGGAGGTTGACTACATCCACGGAAAGATAGTTGAGTACGCAAGGAGTGTGGGCCTCGAAGCCCCGAGGAACGAGCTCCTCTGGGCACTCATCAAGGCGAAGGAGGGGCAAAGTAGATAA
- a CDS encoding nascent polypeptide-associated complex protein, which translates to MMGMNPRQMKKLMRQMGIKMEELEGVKEVIIRLENKEIIIREPAVTVITAQGEKSYQIIGPEEVRTVVSIPEEDIKLVMEQTGVDYDTAKKALEEAKGDLAEAILKLTEE; encoded by the coding sequence ATGATGGGAATGAACCCCAGGCAGATGAAGAAGCTCATGCGACAGATGGGCATCAAGATGGAGGAACTTGAGGGCGTTAAGGAAGTGATAATTAGGCTCGAAAACAAGGAGATAATCATAAGGGAACCTGCGGTTACGGTTATCACCGCACAGGGCGAGAAGAGCTACCAGATAATCGGGCCCGAGGAGGTCAGGACCGTGGTGAGCATCCCCGAGGAGGACATAAAGCTCGTTATGGAGCAGACTGGCGTTGACTACGACACGGCAAAGAAAGCCCTGGAGGAGGCCAAGGGAGACCTGGCAGAGGCGATACTCAAGCTCACAGAGGAATGA